From the Juglans microcarpa x Juglans regia isolate MS1-56 chromosome 7D, Jm3101_v1.0, whole genome shotgun sequence genome, the window aattttatataaataaataatagaaaaatagtaGTTGAAAAAAAACCAAGATTCGTTTACATAAAAGATCACTAGGTTTTACACTGGTTTCCAATCTATTAAAATCTTCACCTATACAAGCTGTACATGCCACTCTTAACATGGATAAACTTAAATATTTAGATGAGCCAAATCTTTGTTTttacatattcttttattttctttccattaattatgagtacttttattataaaacctATGTGCCACACATTGTTTAAtggtataattttaaaaatattttaatgcatggCATTGGCCATTGCAAAATGTTTAGGCCCTacttaaaattatctcaatatatcaataaatgatagtgaaatgatttaaatttAAGATGTTacattgggttttgggaaatgagagtaaaaattgaataaaaatattatagagttaacaaattgtttaaatattatttttattttaaaatttaaaaacgtagtattgttttttatgttttgtttgagagtttgataaaattgtaatgattaaattatgattagaaaaaaaaagttgaagatttaaaatatttaagcaCAGTTGTGTTGCCAAACAAACTTTTGAAGTTCTAATTATGTGGgtctttttgaaattttatttatcatttttttatttaaaataagaaatacaatcaaatatcaattataaaatttaaaatttaaatcttataaatcaaattatgtcatgtataCAATGTGTAGTGTgatgatttatcattttatcttaatgtttaaatatgtaaatatgtatgtatttaaatagaaaaataataaataataaatcacagaTTGATTAAGTGGACATGTGTGGTGGGAGAGTTCACTGTAGCATTTATCACGATTTAGAACAAAGgaatttgtaaagaaaaatgataggagCCTCCCGTTTATTTTgcctgatttctttttttttttttttttttttttttttttttttttttttttttttttagtgattaaaaattttatttaataatattatgaattttgttcttttttaaaaatatttaaaaatgttaaaaaaatgatgtgaaaaaaaaatattagccaTTTGTATACAGCTGGCGTACCgcttaatgatttttttttcacatttttttaatacatttaaatatttttaaaaaataaaaaaaaatacgtcaatacacttaaaatcacttccttaattattaaataaaaatatatatatattttttgaccaGCAGTCAAATGGAGAGGTTAAAATTAGGACGCAAAGTATCTTTTTATAAAGGGCAATGCTACTCTGACGCCCAGCATTTACTGCTGGGCATGCTgcctagtcttttttttttttgcttttttcatttcatattttttaatacatttaaattttttaaaaaataaaaaaatacactaatatagttaaaaatacttccttaatcattaaataaaataaaaatttttttaccaAACAGTCAAAAAGAACGGTAAAGTTGAGACGGTAtactagtattttccttttataaattataaggaTGGTGATCACCCGCTCCCCCTCGGACACCTTGGaacccccccccgcccccccttctcttctcttctcttctcttttctcttctctcattCGATTAGTTCGTTTCACCCACTTGTACTTGCACATATAGAAAAGTCAAAGTGCTGACTtgcacatctctctctctctgcgcgtGAAAAGCATTTCCAGAGCGAGAGAGACACTTTGCCCAAAAGGCAATTCTTGCGAGAAACACCACAACCCTGAAATAtcttcaattgtttttttcccttcccaCAGATCACGCAAGGGCTGCTCCGAATGGAGTTCCTGGGAAGGTCCGTGAAGAAAGAGTTCAAGGGCTTCGGGGTATTCTCAGGGACCGTGAGATCCTACGACGCCTCGTCTGGGTTCTTCGAGATCGTATACGAGGACGGCTGTTCCGAGGAGCTGGAGTTTTCCGAAGTGGCTTCTCTCTTCGAGGGCAGAGAAGAAGCCTCCGCCGCCTCTGAATTGCCTCACGAAAAACCGCGGCTCGGCCGTAAGCCCAAGAAGCGGCGTCGTATCGAGCGGATGTGCGAAGTTCGAAGCAGTTCAGGTAATTTACTTAATACTCCTGAAGGAAATTTGAGGGAAACTGTGGGGACCTGTGGCAATTTACATGGAAACGGTAATTTAAATGATGGGTTTGTAAGGATTTTAGAAATGGGACAAAGGTTTGGAGGGAATTTGAGAGAAAGTGTGGAGGTTAATctgaatttgaatattaatattgaacAAACCCCAGAAAACGAAAGTGGGTTTGGGGTGGATTTGAAAGAGAGTGTTTCCGTTGGTGGAAATGTTAATGGAAATGATAATTTGAAAGACGGGTTTGATTTGAATGCTGGGATTAATGTGAATGAGGAGGTGGACTTGAAGGATGGATGTGATACACGTTTAAAATCTCAGGAAACTCCGAGGAAAAGGGATTGTATTGATTTGAATTTAGACGTAAGTGGTGATTTTGATGAGAACTTGACTGAGGCTAATTTGGGTTGTTCGGTTTCGGGAAACCAGAAGAAGAATTGTGGTTTTGATTTGAATTTGGAGGTTTGCGAGGATATTCAGGATCTTGATGGTGACGATGGAGTAGAATTTAGGGTTAGCAATTCTTCTAGGATTGAAGAAACCCAAAAGAAAGAGATTGCTGGAGACGTTGAAGAAAAATGTGAGGAAGATGGTGGCGCAAAGGGGTCTTTGGAGAAACTTAATTTAGACATTAATGATGGTAATTCAAAGCAAGAAGATATTAGTGGGTCACTTGAGGCTGCAGTGGGAGATGTATCTTTAGTGTTGGCTGAAGGACTTGAGAAGGAAATTGGTGTTTGTAGTGAAGATCTGAAAGCTCATCGTTCTCTTGGTTTTTTGGATGAAAGCTGCATCAAGGATCATGGTTCTATGGAAGTACGGTTAGAGGATGGTCTTTCTGAGGCTGGTGCTACAGTTGTTCAAGGGGACCAAGGTGGCTTAGGAAGTCCATGTACACAAGGAAGTAGCCGAAGAAAGAGGAGGAGACAAGCAGATAATTTGAAATCAATCACGGAAACAGTTTTGAGGAGAAGTTCTCGCAGAGGGTCTGCTCAGAATCATGTTGTATATTCTTTCCAAGATCCATTATCATCATCCCCTGCGGTTAGTGTTGTAACAGAGGAAATGGCGGCAATTTCAGGTTGTGAAGCATCTGAAAATACCAGTGTACTTCCTCCAAAGCTGCAATTACCCCCTTCTTCACAAAATTTGGATTTGGACAACATTCCCGTTCTTGACCTTTTTTCTGTCTATGCATGTTTAAGATCCTTTAGTACTTTATTATTCCTGAGTCCCTTTGAGTTGGAGGACTTTGTAACAGCACTGAAGTGCAAGTCTCCTAGTACATTGTTTGATTGCATTCATCTTTCTATTTTGCAAACTCTGAGGAAGCATTTGGAGTACCTTTCGAATGAAGGTTCTGAATCTGCTTCTGATTGCTTAAGGTAtccttttctctcttcctcttgctATTTTCTTCTAAAGTAATTTGGTTCGTTATATTAGTTCTTAACATTCTCTCTATCAACATTTGGTGTAGGAGTCTTAATTGGGATTTGTTAGACTTAATTACATGGCCCATTTTTATGGCCGAGTACCTACTGATCCATGGTTCAGAATTGAAACCTGGATTTGATATCAGTCGCTTAAAACTATTCAGAACTGACTACTACAAACAACCTGCTTCTGTGAAGGTCGAGGTACTTCGGTGTCTGTCTGATGATATGATTGAAGTGGAAGCTATAAGGTCCGAGCTTAGTAGAAGATCGTTGGTAGCTGAGCCTGACATGGTTTTCGATCGGAGTATGAACCTTGATGTTTGCAAGAAAAGGAGAGTTACAGTAGATGTTTCTGTGGGCTCTTGCTTGACAGAAGAGATTGTTGAGGACACCACTGACTGGAATAGTGATGAATGCTGCCTTTGTAAGATGGATGGAAACTTAATATGCTGTGACGGTTGTCCTGCTGCTTACCATTCAAAGTGTGTAGGAATTAGTAGTGATCTTTTGCCAGAGGGTGACTGGTACTGCCCCGAATGTGCAATTGACAGATGTAAGCCTTGGATGAAACACCAGAAGTCACCCCGAGGGGCAGAGTTACTGGGAATTGACCCTCATGGGCGGCTATTTTTTAGCAGCTGCGGTTACTTGTTGGTGTAAGTTGgttattatttgaatatgaCTGCTATCCGTACACAAGTGTTACTAATAGCCATTCTTATTTATATGATAAATCACCTTGATATTGTGTTCCCTAATCATCTGCTATCAAATCCTTCACATAAAAAGCTAACATTTAACTTTTAGGGACCTCTACAATTACTAAGTATGGTTTATGTCATTCTTTGCATACATCTCAGAATTGCAAGATTCATGTGTATAATAGGAGGAGGACTTGTACAAGGTTAATCAGTCTATCTCTTATCAGCTGTTGGATCTTTAATTGTCCTTAAAGGCCACGATATTGCGGGTTGTTAGTTCTTTTATCCttgttttattgtttggatttaaaCAGTAGTGGCTGCCTGAtttagttttacaatttaaatgaaTTGATTGCCTTGGTCTTTGATTGGAGTTCTgttgacctttttttttcaggaaaaaaaaaatagaaaagttaaTGAGGAATGggagttttctttaaattacaattcattttgttggaccattaatttcatttttttcctctcgaTTTTAAGCAATTATACTTTGTTTCATCCTTTGTTAAGCATAACCGTAATGCTGTGCATCTTCTTATGCTCCACCtgattattaaattaaatgtatAATTCATGCTGGGCTAGGCCTCCTTTTCTTACgaataaaattcttgattaccattaaaaaaaaaaaaaaagactgtaTATGTCATGCTGAGCAATTTTGTTCCACACTTCTGATCACAGTTATGTTCTTCCCTCATATATGTCTGGATTTTCAATTCGCAGGTCAGAGTCATGTGACACTGAATCTGCATTCAGTTACTACCAcagaaatgatttgagtgttgTTATTGAAGTGCTAAAGACTTCAGACATTTTCTATAGTGGCATATTAATGGCTCTATACAAGCACTGGGATATCCCTTTGAACTTAAAAGGAGCTAGTAGTTTTGACTTGAGGAATCATTCTCTATGCTCAGACATTTTTACAAAGAGGCAAAGCTTGGCTATTTTAATGCCCTTGGCACCACTGACATCTTCAGACACAAATACTGTTAAGAACGAAACTGACGACATGAAAGTGGAAGAACATCCTACCAGTGGATGCTCTGATCATCTTGGCTCTAAGGTTTCCGAGTCTGTGAACTTCTTAGGTTCCATTAATGCTACAGAAAGTCCATATATAACTTTAGAAGGATCAGCTGGAGCTACACAAACTTGTGTAGAcattcaaaattatcaaaatcatgGGGCCCATGATTCAAATAGATCTGCTGAATTCTTACATCAGTCTCAAATACAAGGAAAGTACTCACGTTTTGGAGACACTTCTTTGGCGTCTACCAGCATAGATGTTAGAAGAGAAAGTAATATGGAATCTACTGGTCCTCGGCAGTACCCATCTGCTATAACCACTAGAAAAGGTGACACATTACACACAAATTGCGGGATTGGCTACACAAACTATTACGGTTTTGCTCAAACTGCCTCATTAGTTGCAGAGGAGTTGATGCGTAAATCATTAGACAAAATTGATGAAAACTTCCTACTATCAGTGGAGGATATAATCTCAACACAAATGAAGgcaattttgaaaaaatctacCAAGTTTTGTTGGCCAAATATTAAGAACCAAAACATAAATGCAAGGAAAGAGAAGTGTGGATGGTGCTTTTCGTGTAAATATCCAACTGATGAAAGAGATTGCTTGTTTAACATGTATTTGGGGCCTGTTCAGGAAGGTTCTAAAAATGATGTCTTTGATCTTCAATCAAAAAAGAACAGGAAGGGCCATCTTGTAGATGTCATATGCCATGTTCTCTCCATTGAAGATCGTCTGCATGGGCTTTTATTGGGTCCATGGCTGAATCAAAATCATATCAAGTGCTGGCATAAAAGTATTCTTAAGGCATCCGATCTAGTGTCTATTAAAACTTTATTGCTTGCAGTGAGTATCTTTTCCATTTCCTCTACATTTTAAACAGTTAAAACTTTGGTTATGGCTGTTAATATTTGCAGTATAAATTAGCTGGGCCTGACAACTGGGATTCAGCTTCTCATAGACCTTTTAACTCGTTTTTTAGAAGTTTCCTTGTAGGCTTAAACTAGCTCGCTTGTGTGCATTTCTTTCCACTGGGGCCACTGTTTTCTTTGAGAATTGGAGGGGTCTTTTTATGTTGCCTGGGGGGGAGATTTTAGTGGTTCTTAATATATTAGAATTTGCAGATGATAACAGATTTGCTATTGCGTCTTTTGTCCTTGGCTTGGGTGGCAAGGGAGAAGGGTTGATTGAGTTGTTTTTTAAGTGAAAGGTGTATTTCTTTATTCCTGGGTAACTGTTTTCTTAGGTTGGTGTCATAACGTGTCAGTGTGATCTGAACCAACATACTGGCTAAATCCCTAGGTTTTAGTTTTCAACATTCCATATTTCACCAATTGGTAATCTACGCTCTCCTTCTCTGTTACTTGGTTTGGGTTATTCACTTCTTGGTTTGAAGTGGCTGAAATTGTGCCCTTAGTGTATCTTTTGACTTCTTATAATTAGCTGTCTTTTTTattggcaaggagtttcccgcacctcgggtaattcaaggggacgtttccccagtccgatggcctctagaaattgtttgcacccaagaggatttgaaccttagacctagagggagcataccatCAAGACAaaggtctttaccacttgagccaacccctagggttttcttataattaactaTCTTGATTTCATTCTTTAATACTATTGGGGTAATTTATGGTATGGGATGTCTGCAGTTGGAATCAAACTTGCATCCTCTTGCTCTCTCAGCTGAGTGGTCAAGACATGTGGATTCTGTTATTACTGTGGGTTCAGCTTCTCATGTCGTAAACAGTTCATTACGTGCATCATCAAAACATGGGATTAGCCGAAAGAGGGTTAGGCCATCAGAACCAGAGTCCAATCCTTCTTCAAATGCTGCCAGTGGATTAAGTACGTTCTGGTGGAGGGGTGGTAGGATTTCTCGTCGGGTGTTTAATTGGAAGGTTCTGCCTTGCTCCTTGGCTTCCAAGGCTGCCAGACAAGGTTTGCATAttgtcttctctttcttttatgtaGTTGGAGTAGAAGTGTTTAGTCAACTGAATGATTATTCTGAATTTGTTTGAAGTTTAAAATTCTGCAGCTGGGTGTACGAAGATACCAGGCATATTATATCCTGAGAATTCAGAATATGCAAAGAGAAGCAGATATGTTGCTTGGCGAGCTGCTGTTGAGACAGCATCAAGTGTAGAGCAGCTTGCTTTCCAGGTATATCTCCCAGCATTTCCAATTTTGTTAGTATCTACTATTTATGCATTGCAATGGCCTTCCTCATTTGTTTTGTGCTTTGATATACTTGTGTCTCTGCACTTCTGTTAACTCTAAATGCAAAATCAGGGTTTTGTTTTACACATCTTAGTTTGTAGTTTAGGTATCGATTGGATCATGCATAAGTCTAATCTGGTGATGACCTTTCTGGACTTCTCTTGCCTAAATGTTCTCTTTTATGCAACTAAATTGCTTGATTTGAGATGTGATGgctattttttaatcttaagaAAGAAAATCTCTAAGGGTTGTTACCCAAGTACATGGAGACTATACATGAAATTCACCTAaataataaaaggaaacttCCATGAAAGGAAAGTTTACCAGCATGCCAACAGATCTACTACCTGTTGAGGCATTACCCACTATAGCTCAAACATGCTGAAAATTTAGTTCCATTAAGCATTGACTCACAGTATGAATTGACTCTACAATGAAGTAAAAAATGATCAACCACTTCCCCACTTCTTCCATGATAAGGATTATCTATCCTACGAGGCCAAAATTGTAAGATATGATTTGACTTAAAACACACCTTATTTGGAAGGAACATTAAAGTCTATCCTCACCATCCATTCTTACTTGTGTCAAATAAAGCTTGTCAAAGAATGAagggtaaaggccttgggcttggggttATGCTCcccccaagtctaaggttcaaatccccttgggtgcaaacaatctctaggggccatcagactgggggattttccccttgaattacccaaggtgcacttgtggaaaactccttgccgagggcctgtgcacccccaggattagtcgggacgctgttcctggacacccggtgccaatcaaaaaaaaaaaaaaaaaaatgaagggaatcCACCTCCCAATGATTGACCGCTATGATAATATCGACATCTCAGTTTTTAGTTTTCAgcctcatttttttcaaacttaaattcCTTTTACCACCTGAAAATTCTCCACATCCTAGAAGAATGGGGAAATGAATAAAGTATAATCTTGGTAGCCTTTTCTGAGACACCACAGAAAAGTGGCAATATCACATTAAGAGTACATTTGCATCGTTACATTATGTCATACATGCTCTTAAAGCAAAGTAAACCATTGCACATAACAGTAATTGTCAGGACTAGTGAATTTTCTAGATCTAGCTGGTATTTGTTCATGAATCAGCTACCTGCTGAAATTTTCAGTCCACTAATTCATGTCACGTTAACAGGTTAGGGAGCTTGATACGAACATTAAATGGGATGACATCGAAAACACGCATTCTCTTCCTGCATTGGACAAGCAATCTGTAAAATCAATCAGACTTTTTAAGAAAGTTATTATCCGCAGGAAGTGCACTGAAGGGGAAGTGGTAAAGTATCTTCTTGATTTTGGCAAGAGGAGAGCTATCCCTGACATTGTTAAAAGACATGGGTCCTTGGTGGAAGAATCCTCTAGTGAAAGGAAGACATATTGGTTGGCGGAATGTTATGTTCCCTTGcatcttttgaaaaattttgaggagAAAAGACTTGCCCGTAAATCCTTGGAGATGAAATCTGCAGAACTTCTTGATTGTAGAGTGAGAAAGAGATCCCCTCAGAAAAGGGGATTTTCGTATCTGTTTTTAAAATCTGAAAGATCCGAGTATTATCAGTGTGGACACTGCAATAAAGATGTGCTGATCaggtattatatatttattgcgTTGCATATACGTATCTTCTTCGCCCCATGAACTTGTTTTTCTGCCCTTAATGATTCTGCTTTGGAATTCTTGATGTTAGGCTATTGTATTCGTATGTTATGTATGGTTAGAAGTATTATGAATATCAGGAAATGGTTTTCATATCTTACTTCTAATATATAGATTCTCAAGCCATTGTTTAGAGTTTGTGGAATTGTAGTAATGTGGGTTGGGTTGAGTTGGTGTCAAATGGGGATTTGGGTGGTATTCTTTTAATATGGAATAGGAAGGTGGTGGAGTTGAGGGATCGTTTTGTGGGGGAATTCTTGGTGGCATGTCATTTTAAGAGTATTGAGGATGGGTTTGAATGGGcgtttgctagtgtgtatggccCTAATGTGGATAGTAGAAGGAGTTTATTATGGGATGAAATGTCGGGTGTATATGGTTGGTGGAATTTACCTTGGTGTTTTGGTCGGGATTTTAATCTCACTCGTTTCCCTAGTGAGAGATTGGGGGAATCATATTTTTGACATGCAATGTCTACTTTTTCAGATTTAATTTTCGAATTTAAATCTGATAGATTTACCTTTGGTGGGAGGAGACTATACTTGGACAAATGGTAGGACATATTCAAGGCTGGATAGGTTTCTGGTTTCGACTATACTTGGACAAATGGTAGGACATATTCAAGGCTGGATAGGTTTCTGGTTTCGCCTTCTTGGGAGGCTCATTTTTCTGGTTTTGAGTCAGAAATTATTGCCAAGATTGTGTTCTGATCATTATCCTATCATGTTGGATTATGGTGGAATTGAGGGTGGgagaaggtattttaaatttgaaaacatgtggctgaagGATGAGAGATTTGTGGACAGGGTGAGAAGTTGGTggaattcttataatttttcaggTACTCCTGGTTTTGTTCTGGCTGGAAAATTGAAATCTCTTAAGAAACATATAAAGAGATGGAATAAAGCGGAGTTTGGGAATTTGGACAGCAAGAGGAAGCTTCTTATGGAAGAGTTGAGAGGTTTGGATTAGGAGGTACAAGGGGTTATTTCGGGGGAggacaggaaaagaaaaataggggTGGCTTCTGAACTGGAAAATATAGCTTTAATTATGGAAATTtcgtggaggcaaaaatctTGGGTGCTGtggttgaaggaaggagatAAGTGCACTAAGAGTTAATTTAAAAAGTTCTATTTAGTTAGTTGGAAGAAGGTATGTCAACTGATTGATTGTGGTGGGTTGGGGATAAAAAACGAGATTGTTTAATTGAGCAgtacttgggaaatggctttggagatatcacttGGAAAGAAATGCCTTATGAAGAAATGTTATTGATGTAAAATATGGTAGTTtgtggggaggttggtgctcaAAAGATACAAGAGGTGCATATGGGGTGAGTTTGTGGAAGTTCATTAGGAAAGGATGGGGGGGATTTTCTAATCATATTAGATTAAAGATTAAAGGTGGGAGATGGGAAGAGGATActtttctggcatgacttgTGGTGTGGGGAGTCTACACTTTGACAATAATATTCAGTGGAATGTGAACTTTTTTAGGGATGTTAATGACTGGGAAGTGGATGATGTTAAGGCTTTTCTGGAAAGACTTTACAGTTCAAAGTTGATGCTAGGTAGGGAGGACAGCATGCTGTGTGGGTTCCTGCAGGAAATT encodes:
- the LOC121239988 gene encoding DDT domain-containing protein PTM, translated to MEFLGRSVKKEFKGFGVFSGTVRSYDASSGFFEIVYEDGCSEELEFSEVASLFEGREEASAASELPHEKPRLGRKPKKRRRIERMCEVRSSSGNLLNTPEGNLRETVGTCGNLHGNGNLNDGFVRILEMGQRFGGNLRESVEVNLNLNINIEQTPENESGFGVDLKESVSVGGNVNGNDNLKDGFDLNAGINVNEEVDLKDGCDTRLKSQETPRKRDCIDLNLDVSGDFDENLTEANLGCSVSGNQKKNCGFDLNLEVCEDIQDLDGDDGVEFRVSNSSRIEETQKKEIAGDVEEKCEEDGGAKGSLEKLNLDINDGNSKQEDISGSLEAAVGDVSLVLAEGLEKEIGVCSEDLKAHRSLGFLDESCIKDHGSMEVRLEDGLSEAGATVVQGDQGGLGSPCTQGSSRRKRRRQADNLKSITETVLRRSSRRGSAQNHVVYSFQDPLSSSPAVSVVTEEMAAISGCEASENTSVLPPKLQLPPSSQNLDLDNIPVLDLFSVYACLRSFSTLLFLSPFELEDFVTALKCKSPSTLFDCIHLSILQTLRKHLEYLSNEGSESASDCLRSLNWDLLDLITWPIFMAEYLLIHGSELKPGFDISRLKLFRTDYYKQPASVKVEVLRCLSDDMIEVEAIRSELSRRSLVAEPDMVFDRSMNLDVCKKRRVTVDVSVGSCLTEEIVEDTTDWNSDECCLCKMDGNLICCDGCPAAYHSKCVGISSDLLPEGDWYCPECAIDRCKPWMKHQKSPRGAELLGIDPHGRLFFSSCGYLLVSESCDTESAFSYYHRNDLSVVIEVLKTSDIFYSGILMALYKHWDIPLNLKGASSFDLRNHSLCSDIFTKRQSLAILMPLAPLTSSDTNTVKNETDDMKVEEHPTSGCSDHLGSKVSESVNFLGSINATESPYITLEGSAGATQTCVDIQNYQNHGAHDSNRSAEFLHQSQIQGKYSRFGDTSLASTSIDVRRESNMESTGPRQYPSAITTRKGDTLHTNCGIGYTNYYGFAQTASLVAEELMRKSLDKIDENFLLSVEDIISTQMKAILKKSTKFCWPNIKNQNINARKEKCGWCFSCKYPTDERDCLFNMYLGPVQEGSKNDVFDLQSKKNRKGHLVDVICHVLSIEDRLHGLLLGPWLNQNHIKCWHKSILKASDLVSIKTLLLALESNLHPLALSAEWSRHVDSVITVGSASHVVNSSLRASSKHGISRKRVRPSEPESNPSSNAASGLSTFWWRGGRISRRVFNWKVLPCSLASKAARQAGCTKIPGILYPENSEYAKRSRYVAWRAAVETASSVEQLAFQVRELDTNIKWDDIENTHSLPALDKQSVKSIRLFKKVIIRRKCTEGEVVKYLLDFGKRRAIPDIVKRHGSLVEESSSERKTYWLAECYVPLHLLKNFEEKRLARKSLEMKSAELLDCRVRKRSPQKRGFSYLFLKSERSEYYQCGHCNKDVLIREALSCMYCKGFFHKRHVRKSDGAVTAECTYKCHRCHDGTRAKSDSKRGKIGTKGGKLLSQKNKKVSKDCRSVRLKCSKKASKGGQIRSQNSKKALAVVPLRRSPRKVKCLPLQNKKRGGRRKAKQIKSRKSYKKPKRSSSWRKKRTHVYQSYWLNGLLLSRKPNDERVMHFREKNILAPSDNLSAILDQPKCHLCCEAGCASTLSYILCESCGEWFHGNAFGLTLENIDKLIGFRCHVCRKRDPPICPHLLTLKNDVSQLVEVQGIAVVERNDEESSAVSPLSEIVCN